In the Ilumatobacteraceae bacterium genome, one interval contains:
- a CDS encoding Gfo/Idh/MocA family oxidoreductase, which yields MTDHHVLIVGAGLMGRRHLEAFSSLRTQHTSIAISMCDTDDAQLAEIAEMAPDVGLVTDLDAALDGSWDGVVVATPAHTHLAVGRRVTAAGFPLLMEKPLTLVPDGVAEWAEECRASGVPVMVAYPLISSDLVIELRDRVLSGDIGTPIQFVSMRGAHQPTVRPDYADTYYADLATGGGVVYDILTHSVNMGEWMLGPMTEVSADTDNYVLGDVDVPDTVHMVGRHGPVMAVYSIGHHQELFEFIITVHGTAGSLRLDLYGDTLSRSSGPNGTWATVSTSHDPHRRWLASQAQTFLDVAAGTATPPCDLLGGLATVRSIAAVMDSAATGRRVDIAGDA from the coding sequence GTGACCGACCACCACGTCCTCATCGTCGGCGCCGGCCTCATGGGCCGCCGCCACCTCGAAGCCTTCTCGTCCCTCAGGACACAGCACACCTCGATCGCGATCTCGATGTGCGATACCGACGACGCGCAGCTGGCAGAGATCGCGGAGATGGCACCCGACGTCGGTCTGGTCACGGATCTCGATGCCGCGCTCGACGGATCGTGGGACGGCGTCGTCGTCGCGACGCCGGCCCACACGCATCTCGCTGTCGGCCGACGCGTCACCGCTGCCGGGTTCCCTCTCCTCATGGAGAAGCCACTCACCCTCGTCCCCGACGGTGTCGCCGAGTGGGCCGAGGAGTGCAGGGCATCCGGCGTACCGGTGATGGTCGCATACCCGCTGATCAGCAGCGACCTCGTCATCGAACTGCGTGACCGGGTGCTGTCGGGCGACATCGGAACACCGATCCAGTTCGTGTCGATGCGCGGCGCCCACCAACCGACCGTCCGACCCGACTACGCAGACACCTACTACGCCGATCTGGCCACGGGTGGTGGCGTCGTCTACGACATCCTCACCCACTCGGTCAACATGGGCGAATGGATGCTCGGTCCCATGACCGAGGTCTCGGCCGACACCGACAACTACGTGCTCGGCGACGTCGACGTCCCCGACACCGTGCACATGGTGGGGCGTCACGGTCCCGTGATGGCGGTGTACTCGATCGGCCACCACCAGGAGCTCTTCGAGTTCATCATCACCGTGCACGGCACGGCCGGCTCACTGCGTCTCGATCTGTACGGCGACACGCTGTCCCGGTCCTCCGGACCGAACGGCACCTGGGCCACGGTGAGCACGAGTCACGACCCGCATCGTCGCTGGCTCGCCAGCCAGGCGCAGACGTTCCTCGACGTCGCCGCGGGAACCGCGACCCCACCCTGCGACCTGCTCGGTGGGCTCGCAACCGTCCGCTCCATCGCGGCGGTCATGGATTCGGCGGCGACCGGTCGTCGTGTCGACATCGCCGGCGACGCCTGA
- the rimP gene encoding ribosome maturation factor RimP, with protein MTDSPVLQRVRELIEPIASDLDLDLYDLEQRGGTLRVTIDTPPGSEGGVDMDKLALATRLISREMDHHDPMPGRYTLEVTSPGVERTLRTPAHFQREIGKTINVRLADTNAEQRRFEGVLVAADDTTATVRLDDADLTEQVVALADIDRARTVFVWGPQPKPGGKGAPKKKQKSTKSKSPQPSKSGAQQSSDSKKEPS; from the coding sequence ATGACCGACAGTCCCGTACTCCAACGAGTCCGCGAGCTGATCGAACCGATCGCCTCCGACCTCGACCTCGACCTCTACGACCTCGAACAACGGGGCGGCACGCTGCGGGTCACGATCGACACGCCCCCCGGTTCCGAGGGCGGCGTCGACATGGACAAGCTCGCACTGGCGACCCGTCTGATCTCTCGCGAGATGGACCACCACGACCCGATGCCCGGCCGGTACACGCTCGAGGTCACGAGCCCGGGTGTCGAGCGCACGTTGCGCACTCCCGCCCATTTTCAGCGCGAGATCGGCAAGACGATCAACGTGCGTCTCGCCGACACCAATGCCGAGCAGCGTCGCTTCGAAGGTGTGCTCGTCGCCGCCGACGACACGACCGCGACGGTCCGTCTCGACGATGCCGACCTGACCGAACAGGTCGTCGCGCTCGCCGACATCGACCGCGCCCGAACCGTGTTCGTGTGGGGACCGCAGCCCAAGCCGGGCGGCAAGGGTGCCCCGAAGAAGAAGCAGAAGAGCACCAAGAGCAAGTCGCCGCAGCCCTCGAAGTCGGGCGCGCAGCAATCGTCGGATTCGAAGAAGGAGCCATCGTGA
- the map gene encoding type I methionyl aminopeptidase — protein MKPKANDPCWCGTGAKYKRCHGDRRALDHPPVRIGNVTPPRPVPDHIERPDYVTTGRISTPRTPQIHDAESLVRMRHACAVGAEVLLRTGEHVEVGRTTEELDEIAHQTYIELGAYPSTLHYHGYTKSICTSVNGVICHGIPDDRPLEDGDIVNIDVTAFIDGMHGDNSATFHVGTPTPAMVGLVETTREATLRGIAAIRPFEPLQNVAHAIETFSTSRGYRVVAEYGGHGIGRTFHADPHVHHCVDRRDEAVVVPGMTLTVEPMLLTGRPGFHQADDGWTEHVDDNRPSAQFEHTVLVTDAGAEILTVTDDGRTAVGTLADLHLAGDRSA, from the coding sequence ATGAAGCCGAAGGCGAACGATCCCTGCTGGTGTGGCACCGGCGCCAAGTACAAGCGCTGCCACGGCGATCGCCGTGCACTCGACCACCCACCGGTTCGCATCGGCAACGTCACGCCACCCCGACCGGTCCCCGACCACATCGAGCGCCCCGACTACGTCACGACCGGACGCATCTCGACGCCACGGACACCCCAGATCCACGACGCCGAGTCGCTCGTCCGGATGCGTCACGCATGCGCGGTGGGCGCCGAGGTGTTGCTGCGCACCGGCGAACACGTCGAAGTCGGCCGGACCACCGAGGAGCTCGACGAGATCGCCCACCAGACCTACATCGAGCTCGGCGCCTACCCGAGCACCCTGCATTACCACGGGTACACCAAGTCGATCTGCACGTCGGTCAACGGCGTGATCTGCCACGGCATCCCCGACGACCGCCCGCTCGAAGACGGCGACATCGTCAACATCGACGTCACCGCATTCATCGACGGGATGCACGGCGACAACTCGGCGACGTTCCACGTGGGCACACCGACGCCGGCGATGGTCGGCCTCGTCGAGACGACCAGGGAGGCGACGCTGCGAGGTATCGCCGCGATCCGACCGTTCGAGCCGCTCCAGAACGTCGCCCATGCGATCGAGACGTTCTCGACGTCCCGTGGGTACCGGGTCGTCGCCGAGTACGGCGGGCACGGCATCGGTCGGACGTTCCACGCCGACCCGCACGTGCACCACTGCGTCGACCGGCGCGACGAGGCCGTCGTGGTGCCGGGCATGACGTTGACGGTCGAACCGATGCTCCTCACGGGCCGCCCCGGCTTTCACCAGGCCGACGACGGCTGGACCGAACACGTCGACGACAATCGGCCGTCGGCCCAGTTCGAACACACCGTGCTCGTCACCGACGCGGGCGCCGAGATCCTGACCGTCACCGACGACGGTCGCACCGCGGTCGGCACCCTGGCCGACCTCCACCTCGCCGGCGACCGCTCCGCCTGA
- a CDS encoding helix-turn-helix domain-containing protein, with the protein MSEGASDRTVPESERSRGSGATVLRFPSNRPPVATQVDVDPPRLRDVIGDVLRDERQRQERTLADVADEAAVSLPYLSEVERGRKEVSSDVLDAIGTALDLPLVEILERSAERLRIEGRSVQHRIESAARSDGVRGQRTTRFQLAA; encoded by the coding sequence GTGAGCGAGGGAGCGAGCGATCGGACGGTACCCGAATCCGAGCGGTCCCGCGGCTCGGGAGCGACGGTCCTGCGGTTCCCCTCCAACCGGCCACCCGTCGCGACGCAGGTCGATGTCGACCCACCCCGCCTCCGTGACGTCATCGGTGACGTGCTGCGCGACGAACGGCAGCGCCAGGAGCGCACCCTGGCCGACGTGGCCGACGAGGCCGCCGTGTCGCTGCCCTACCTGTCAGAGGTCGAGCGTGGCCGCAAGGAGGTGTCCTCCGACGTCTTGGATGCGATCGGCACGGCACTCGATCTGCCGCTCGTCGAGATCCTCGAACGGTCCGCCGAGCGCCTCCGCATCGAGGGCCGCTCGGTCCAACACCGGATCGAGTCGGCGGCGCGTTCAGATGGTGTTCGGGGTCAGCGCACGACCCGTTTCCAGCTGGCCGCCTGA
- a CDS encoding ATP-dependent Clp protease proteolytic subunit, producing MSSYTIPTVIETTPRGERVTDIYSRLLGDRIIFIGTPIDDGVANVVIAQLLHLAAVQPDHDIHLYINSPGGSFTAMLAIYDTMQFVAPDVATLCVGQAASSAAVLLAAGAPGKRAVLEHARVLLDQPHADGRRGSMSDLALEAAELARVRGEMESLLARHTGRSVADVRADTDRALVLAGAEAVAYGAADVVPAANSGGQLETGRALTPNTI from the coding sequence ATGAGCAGCTACACGATCCCCACCGTCATCGAGACGACCCCGCGCGGTGAACGCGTCACCGACATCTACAGCCGGCTCCTCGGCGACCGGATCATCTTCATCGGCACGCCGATCGACGACGGCGTCGCCAACGTGGTGATCGCACAACTGCTCCACCTCGCCGCTGTGCAACCCGACCACGACATCCACCTCTACATCAACTCGCCGGGCGGGTCGTTCACCGCGATGCTGGCGATCTACGACACGATGCAGTTCGTCGCACCCGACGTCGCCACGCTGTGCGTCGGCCAGGCAGCCTCTTCGGCGGCCGTGCTGTTGGCCGCCGGAGCCCCTGGCAAGCGGGCCGTCCTCGAACACGCCAGGGTGTTGCTCGATCAACCACACGCCGACGGCCGGCGCGGGTCGATGAGCGACCTGGCGCTCGAAGCAGCCGAACTGGCCAGGGTCCGTGGCGAGATGGAGTCGTTGCTCGCCCGCCACACCGGCCGATCGGTCGCCGACGTCCGAGCCGACACCGACCGGGCGTTGGTGCTGGCCGGCGCGGAGGCCGTCGCCTACGGCGCGGCGGACGTGGTGCCCGCCGCGAACTCAGGCGGCCAGCTGGAAACGGGTCGTGCGCTGACCCCGAACACCATCTGA
- the nusA gene encoding transcription termination factor NusA — protein MSNLDMSEAIRLLAQEKGMSEDDLLHVLVDALASAYKRRPGAADEVVVEVNPTTMTFSFTAYDLDEDGNWVNERDDTPDKEDLGRIAAQTFRQVMSQRIREVERDRKFEEYANREGDIVTGIIQQTDTRYTLLDLGRVEALLPQAEQVPYERPNPGDRAKAYIVEVRKTAKGPQIVVSRTHPGLIKRLFELEVPEIADGIVEIKACAREPGHRTKIAVWSNDHNVDPVGACVGARGARVRMVVNELRGEKIDIVPFSEDLADMVAKALSPAKVNQVNISEDGTAADVIVPDHQLSLAIGREGQNARLSARLTGVRVDIRSETQVAEGVPAGSYLDDHVEYAEGEWKENEAGEMEWHAADGSVISQADWIAQTEGGATDDAAAESTDDAAAESTDDAAAESTDDAAAESTDDAAAESTDDAAAESTDDAAAESTDDAAAESTDDAAAESTADDTEPEAAASAEGEDDAAG, from the coding sequence GTGAGCAATCTCGACATGAGCGAAGCCATTCGCCTCCTCGCCCAGGAGAAGGGCATGTCGGAGGACGATCTCCTCCACGTACTCGTCGACGCGTTGGCGAGCGCCTACAAGCGCCGTCCCGGCGCGGCCGACGAGGTCGTCGTCGAGGTCAATCCGACCACGATGACCTTCTCCTTCACCGCCTACGACCTCGACGAGGACGGCAACTGGGTCAACGAGCGCGACGACACGCCCGACAAGGAAGACCTCGGACGCATCGCCGCCCAGACCTTCCGTCAGGTGATGAGCCAGCGCATCCGCGAAGTTGAGCGCGATCGCAAGTTCGAGGAGTACGCGAACCGCGAGGGCGACATCGTCACCGGCATCATCCAGCAGACCGACACGCGCTACACGCTGCTCGACCTCGGCCGGGTCGAAGCCCTGCTGCCGCAGGCCGAGCAGGTCCCGTACGAGCGCCCCAACCCGGGTGACCGTGCGAAGGCCTACATCGTCGAGGTCCGCAAGACCGCCAAGGGCCCGCAGATCGTCGTGTCCCGCACGCATCCGGGTCTCATCAAGCGCCTCTTCGAACTCGAGGTGCCCGAGATCGCCGACGGCATCGTCGAGATCAAGGCATGCGCCCGTGAACCAGGGCACCGCACGAAGATCGCCGTCTGGTCGAACGACCACAACGTCGACCCGGTCGGTGCCTGCGTCGGTGCACGCGGTGCTCGCGTCCGCATGGTCGTCAACGAGTTGCGAGGCGAGAAGATCGACATCGTGCCGTTCAGCGAAGACCTTGCCGACATGGTCGCCAAGGCGCTGTCGCCGGCCAAGGTCAACCAGGTCAACATCTCCGAAGATGGCACCGCCGCCGACGTGATCGTGCCCGACCACCAGCTCAGCCTGGCGATCGGCCGCGAGGGTCAGAACGCTCGTCTGTCCGCTCGCCTCACCGGCGTGCGTGTCGACATCCGATCCGAGACGCAGGTCGCCGAGGGCGTCCCCGCCGGGAGCTACCTCGACGACCACGTCGAGTACGCCGAGGGCGAGTGGAAAGAGAACGAAGCCGGCGAAATGGAATGGCACGCCGCCGATGGCAGCGTGATCAGCCAGGCCGACTGGATCGCTCAGACCGAAGGCGGCGCAACCGACGATGCTGCTGCCGAGTCGACCGATGACGCTGCTGCCGAGTCGACCGACGATGCTGCTGCCGAGTCGACCGACGATGCTGCTGCCGAGTCGACCGATGACGCTGCTGCCGAGTCGACCGACGATGCTGCTGCCGAGTCGACCGACGATGCTGCTGCCGAGTCGACCGATGACGCTGCTGCCGAGTCGACCGACGATGCTGCTGCCGAGTCGACCGCCGACGACACCGAGCCGGAGGCCGCCGCTTCCGCCGAGGGTGAGGATGACGCAGCCGGGTGA
- a CDS encoding ATP-dependent Clp protease proteolytic subunit, translated as MTLAAARPLSDRLLDARILMLADEVSDESAHRLITELLALSADDPDSDICLFINSPGGSVLAGLAVYDVMQLIPNDVVTVATGLAASMGQVLLCAGAAGKRFALPNAQVLMHEGSAGIGGAAADVEIQAANLVATLDRMRSIIARHTDTPIEQVVDDVGRDRWFDAEQALEYGFVDHIVHSLDEVLPRRVVRRVGLASGVQGSAA; from the coding sequence ATGACCCTTGCTGCTGCCCGACCGTTGTCCGACCGGTTGCTCGATGCGCGGATCCTCATGCTCGCCGACGAGGTGTCGGACGAGTCCGCCCACCGGCTGATCACCGAACTCCTGGCGCTCTCCGCCGACGACCCCGACTCCGACATCTGCCTGTTCATCAACTCGCCCGGCGGCTCGGTGCTCGCCGGTCTCGCCGTCTACGACGTGATGCAGTTGATCCCGAACGACGTCGTCACCGTCGCCACCGGCCTGGCCGCGAGCATGGGGCAGGTGCTGCTGTGCGCCGGCGCGGCGGGTAAACGGTTCGCGCTCCCGAACGCGCAGGTGTTGATGCACGAAGGGTCGGCAGGGATCGGGGGAGCGGCGGCCGACGTGGAGATCCAGGCCGCCAACCTCGTGGCCACGCTCGACCGGATGCGCTCGATCATCGCCCGGCACACCGACACCCCGATCGAGCAGGTCGTCGACGACGTCGGCCGCGACCGGTGGTTCGACGCGGAACAGGCACTCGAGTACGGCTTCGTCGACCACATCGTCCACTCGCTCGACGAGGTGTTGCCGCGACGAGTGGTCCGGCGGGTCGGCCTGGCATCGGGTGTGCAGGGGAGTGCGGCATGA